The sequence GTCTCAACTGACACATATGATCTGAATATTCCTTAGACTTAGGGCATTCACAGCTAGGATTAGGAACTAACACATCATACTCACTCCATAAACAtttcaatttggtaaaataaactgaaattgaATCAGTACCTTGAGACAACGTATTGATTTCACGATGCAATTGATAGATATGCATACGTTCACCTTGTCAAATCTCCCTTTCAAATCTTCCCAAACTGCACAAGCATTCGTAGCATAAACGATATCAGACAGTAAACTTTCACTGACTGTGTTCATAATCCAAGATAAAATAATCGCATTACATGTCTTCCATTGCTCATGAAGTTTCTCCCTATATGATTCTTTATTGCAGGATCTAGTGACAAAGTCAAACTTCCTTGTTCCTAATAGTGCAATGCGCATTGGACGACTCCACAAGTTATAATTTTTTGAACCAGTAAGTTTGGTAGGGATGAGTACAGCATTAAAGCTATCTGAAGTGCCGATAAAAAGAGGATCACTTGGATCGATCTTAGAAGCCATAGCTGGGCTGTTTGAAACAATAATGAATTGCAATCGTGAAGGAGAAACTGATAACAGAGATCAcacagtgaagaagaagaagccaGCAACAGAGATCGCAAAAAGCTTAGAAATTTGCTGAAAATTGAATGAAAAGTCAACTGAATCTTCTCAGTACTGAGCTCgtgtctctgataccatgtgaaaatcAAGCATAGCAGCTGGATCAATCATGATCAATGGAGAAAATGTGGAAGAGAAAGTCAATTTATTGATTCATTAGCTgtacattgttgttgttgctcttaTTTATAGACAGATGTTGAGCTGAGTGAGTGAGCTTCTATATATACACTTCTACACACTTCTGTACAGCTCATTTTCAGTTCTGCATAACTGACTAACAACCTAACAACTTGCATAACAACCTAACAACTAACTCTATAGTTGACTCACCAATTAACCAACTAACTAACTACTTCATCAATGTAACAGTAACTCTGTACATTTGCATATACTAACTGTGATGTAGTGTGGATCGTATACATGTTGAAACACTCTAAAAAGATTAGTTTACATAACAAAAAGGAGATGTTTGATATCatctctaaaaaataaaataaaaattctttggCGAAGTTCGTTTATGAAATAATTGACTATAGCTAGAGAGGACTTGTTTTCATTTGTTAACTCTTTCTCTACTGTGTATGTAAACCTGCAGAAGAGCATTGTAAATAATCTTCATATATGGCGGTGATTGTTCTATAGCGTCAAGGTTTCCACCTTTTATATATGACTAACATCAAATTGTGCTCTACTGTATAAAATTGCAGttataagatttttttaaaaaactatgaagttatatatatatatatataattttttaagttt comes from Capsicum annuum cultivar UCD-10X-F1 chromosome 2, UCD10Xv1.1, whole genome shotgun sequence and encodes:
- the LOC107858107 gene encoding uncharacterized protein LOC107858107 translates to MASKIDPSDPLFIGTSDSFNAVLIPTKLTGSKNYNLWSRPMRIALLGTRKFDFVTRSCNKESYREKLHEQWKTFWEDLKGRFDKVNVCISINCIVKSIRCLKFLSGLNESCDKGRRQILLKGVTPTINQAYAMLIEDEIQHSSCMLAIRDRSEPLAMQDLFSGKVKGIGR